In Flavobacterium gelatinilyticum, a genomic segment contains:
- a CDS encoding glycoside hydrolase family 78 protein, protein MKNFKNIVLAFSLLVTVVSKGQILPVRLTTEMAENPLAVVENKPKLSWQLVSKESNASQVAYLILVASSEEKLKMDDGDIWNSGRVNTDKNLHIVYSGKPLKNETKYFWKVKVWNQAGKVSKWSRNASFRIAPLESDLNPTWIGAITKADSHLPEGRTYHTATFNREKKNSFINASDSLSRRSIMLRKPFEVEKAVKEAVVYISGLGHYELTINGKKVGNSQFAPLWTDYDKTVNYNVYELSARDFQKGDNVIGVLLGNGMYNTLAERYTKFFVSFGPPTLFFKMKIKYNDGSEEIVKSDGTWKYSKSPITYNSIFGGEDYNANFEQKGWGSKGFKDRDWKKVVIQEAPKGVLRPQTAPPVTIQKQYEVKTVKELKPNFYVFDMGQNLSGFPTIKVKGERGQSIRVWVAEGLNEEGTIAQGRSGKPYYYDYTLKGDGVEEWTPKFSFYGYQYVQIENINYKDAKNKDLLTLVDLKSNFIYNSAGEAGSFACSNEIFNKTHELINNSIKSNFQSVFTDCPQREKLGWLEEIQLNGPGLMFNYNLQNFLPATMQNISDSQRENGLIPSIVPEYIIFGGDFTDSPEWGVTGVILPWMYYEYYGDASLLEKYFPIMKKYVDYLETKSTNHIVSHGLGDWYDYGTHAAGYSKNSPIALSATSHYYYGAYLTAKAAKLLGKTEDYEKYETLASEIKTAFNREFFNPETKQYGTNSQFSNSVPVFMNIVEPQYKEAVMQNLLADIKEKGDRLTTGDVGNRYLFQTLARNGENETMYRMHNHYDAPGYGFQIKFGLTTLTEQWDPRKGNSWNHFMLGQIEEWFFQSLAGIMSDPEKPGFKHFFIQPEVVGDMTFAKADYESVYGKIASSWEKKDGKFILKVQIPVNTKATIKLPVSKDSEIKIDGKKAGVGYSEKDKKPTLELGSGIYTIECKL, encoded by the coding sequence ATGAAGAATTTCAAAAATATTGTATTAGCATTTTCTCTTTTAGTAACCGTAGTCTCTAAAGGACAAATTCTGCCTGTACGCTTAACAACAGAAATGGCTGAAAATCCATTAGCAGTTGTAGAGAATAAGCCAAAATTAAGCTGGCAATTGGTTTCAAAAGAATCCAATGCATCGCAAGTCGCTTATTTGATTTTAGTAGCTTCTTCGGAAGAAAAACTAAAAATGGACGACGGCGATATCTGGAACAGCGGAAGAGTTAATACCGATAAAAACCTGCATATTGTTTATAGCGGAAAACCATTAAAAAACGAAACCAAATATTTCTGGAAAGTGAAAGTTTGGAATCAAGCTGGAAAAGTTTCAAAATGGAGTAGAAATGCTTCTTTTAGAATCGCGCCGTTAGAATCAGATTTGAATCCAACTTGGATTGGTGCTATAACAAAGGCAGACAGTCATTTGCCAGAAGGAAGAACGTATCATACAGCGACTTTCAACAGAGAAAAAAAGAATTCGTTTATCAATGCTTCCGATTCTTTGTCAAGAAGAAGTATCATGCTTCGTAAACCTTTTGAAGTAGAAAAAGCAGTCAAAGAAGCCGTTGTTTACATTTCTGGTTTAGGACATTATGAACTGACAATCAACGGGAAAAAAGTGGGTAACAGCCAATTTGCACCACTTTGGACAGATTACGATAAAACGGTTAATTACAATGTGTACGAATTAAGCGCAAGAGATTTTCAAAAAGGCGATAACGTGATTGGCGTTCTGTTAGGAAACGGAATGTACAACACACTGGCTGAAAGATATACCAAATTCTTTGTAAGTTTTGGTCCGCCGACATTGTTCTTCAAAATGAAAATCAAATACAATGATGGTTCAGAAGAAATTGTAAAATCAGACGGAACTTGGAAATACAGCAAAAGTCCGATTACGTATAACAGTATTTTTGGAGGAGAAGATTATAATGCCAACTTTGAGCAAAAAGGCTGGGGAAGTAAAGGATTCAAAGATAGAGACTGGAAAAAAGTAGTGATTCAGGAAGCACCAAAAGGTGTTTTAAGACCACAGACTGCACCGCCGGTTACAATTCAAAAACAATATGAAGTTAAAACGGTAAAAGAACTGAAACCGAATTTCTATGTTTTTGATATGGGGCAGAATCTTTCAGGATTTCCAACTATCAAAGTAAAAGGAGAAAGAGGGCAATCGATTCGTGTTTGGGTTGCGGAAGGATTAAATGAAGAAGGCACAATTGCGCAGGGAAGATCTGGAAAACCATATTACTACGATTATACTTTAAAAGGCGATGGAGTAGAAGAATGGACACCAAAATTCAGTTTCTACGGTTATCAATATGTTCAAATTGAAAACATTAATTATAAAGACGCTAAGAACAAAGATCTTCTAACTTTAGTAGATTTAAAATCGAATTTCATTTACAATTCGGCAGGAGAAGCAGGAAGTTTTGCATGTTCAAACGAGATTTTCAATAAAACACACGAGCTGATTAACAACTCAATAAAAAGTAATTTCCAAAGCGTTTTCACTGATTGTCCACAACGTGAAAAATTAGGCTGGTTAGAAGAAATTCAGCTGAATGGTCCGGGTTTAATGTTCAATTACAACTTGCAGAATTTCCTTCCAGCAACAATGCAGAACATTTCTGATTCACAAAGAGAGAACGGTTTGATTCCGAGTATTGTGCCAGAATACATAATTTTTGGCGGTGATTTTACCGATTCGCCAGAATGGGGCGTTACTGGTGTTATTCTGCCTTGGATGTATTATGAATATTACGGAGACGCTTCATTATTAGAGAAATATTTCCCTATAATGAAAAAGTATGTTGATTATCTAGAAACGAAATCTACCAATCACATCGTTTCTCACGGTTTAGGCGATTGGTACGATTACGGAACGCATGCTGCGGGATATTCAAAAAACAGCCCGATTGCGCTTTCGGCGACTTCGCATTATTATTACGGAGCATATTTGACAGCCAAAGCAGCTAAATTATTAGGGAAGACCGAAGATTATGAGAAATACGAAACATTGGCTTCTGAAATAAAAACAGCTTTCAACAGGGAATTTTTCAATCCGGAAACCAAACAATACGGAACGAATAGTCAGTTTAGTAACTCTGTTCCGGTTTTTATGAATATTGTAGAGCCTCAGTACAAAGAAGCGGTTATGCAGAATTTATTAGCTGACATCAAAGAAAAAGGAGATCGTTTAACAACGGGAGATGTTGGAAATCGCTATTTATTCCAAACTCTGGCAAGAAACGGCGAAAACGAAACGATGTACAGAATGCACAATCATTACGATGCGCCGGGTTATGGTTTTCAGATTAAATTTGGCTTGACCACTTTAACGGAACAATGGGATCCGAGAAAAGGAAATTCTTGGAATCACTTCATGTTAGGTCAAATTGAGGAATGGTTTTTCCAAAGTTTAGCCGGAATTATGTCTGATCCAGAAAAACCGGGTTTCAAACATTTCTTCATTCAGCCGGAAGTAGTTGGCGATATGACTTTCGCGAAAGCGGATTATGAATCGGTTTATGGAAAAATTGCTTCTTCTTGGGAGAAAAAAGACGGCAAGTTTATTTTGAAAGTTCAAATTCCTGTGAATACAAAAGCGACTATAAAATTACCTGTTTCTAAAGATTCAGAAATAAAAATTGATGGTAAAAAGGCTGGAGTAGGTTATAGCGAAAAAGATAAAAAACCAACGCTGGAACTTGGTTCAGGAATTTATACGATAGAATGTAAGTTGTAA
- a CDS encoding glycoside hydrolase family 43 protein — protein sequence MKKIFILLTFSFFAISYAQKKKEIYLFTSFREPATEGLYLAYSEDGYNWKGLEGSFLKPEIGASKIMRDPSITKGADGTYHMVWTTDWKGGNGFGYASSKDLIHWSEQQYIPVMKNEPEVINVWAPEIFYDDVKKEYIIIWASTIPFRYPKGVEEEKNNHRMYYVTTKDFKTFSDTKLYYDPGFSVIDCVIVKKGKKDFVLVLKDNTRPMRNIKVAFGKSPLGPFEKSSEPLTEYLSEGPTVVKVGKNWLLYYDNYGSKNYKALSTTDFVHFEDVSSKISLPEGHKHGTITTISSEVLKGLIDKK from the coding sequence TCTTTTTACATCGTTTAGAGAACCCGCAACAGAAGGCTTATATTTGGCATACAGTGAAGACGGTTACAACTGGAAAGGTTTAGAAGGATCATTCTTAAAACCAGAAATCGGAGCGAGTAAAATCATGCGTGACCCTTCTATTACCAAAGGAGCTGACGGGACGTATCATATGGTTTGGACAACGGATTGGAAAGGCGGAAATGGTTTTGGATATGCAAGTTCTAAAGATTTGATTCATTGGTCAGAACAACAATATATTCCAGTTATGAAAAACGAGCCTGAAGTAATAAACGTTTGGGCACCGGAAATTTTTTATGACGATGTGAAAAAGGAATACATTATTATTTGGGCATCGACAATTCCGTTTAGATATCCAAAAGGTGTGGAAGAAGAGAAAAACAACCACAGAATGTATTATGTAACGACTAAAGATTTCAAAACTTTTTCGGATACAAAATTATATTACGACCCAGGTTTCAGTGTAATTGACTGTGTAATTGTCAAAAAAGGGAAGAAAGATTTTGTTTTGGTTTTAAAAGACAACACAAGACCAATGCGAAACATAAAAGTAGCTTTCGGAAAATCGCCTTTAGGTCCGTTTGAAAAAAGCTCTGAACCTTTAACCGAGTATTTATCAGAAGGTCCGACAGTTGTCAAAGTTGGGAAAAACTGGTTGTTGTATTATGACAATTACGGTTCAAAAAATTATAAAGCTTTAAGCACTACAGATTTTGTTCATTTTGAAGATGTTTCATCCAAAATAAGTCTTCCGGAAGGACACAAACACGGAACGATTACAACAATTTCAAGCGAAGTTTTAAAAGGATTAATTGACAAGAAATAG
- a CDS encoding six-hairpin glycosidase produces MITFQNIKANIITTATILLVGTAVNAQNDTVRYVGKTLSNIDYHHGMLSPAVGVHATQIMRASREHPEKADGFGWTYNHQPMMAYWNNTFYLHYLSDPSGEHIPPSQTLIMSSKDGVTWTKPEVIFPIYRIPDGWKKEGVEGVAKNLDAIMHQRMGFYTSKDKRLFALAYYGIAMDEKDDPNDGKGIGRVIREIKKDGSFGEIYFIRYNKTWDKSKSKFPFYTASKDKGFKKACEEILSNPLMLQQWVEEADRDDELIPLQKPYKAFSYYHLANGNVVGLWKHALTSISRDGGKSWDYMPLRAPGFVNSNAKIWGQKTSDNRYATLYNPSEYRWPLAISTSDDGLNYKDLLLVHGEVSPMRYGGNYKSAGPQYVRGITEGDGTPPDGKIWVGYSVNKEDIWVASIPVPVTSVVTEHANDVFNNLPNGEELKMWNTYDLSWASTKIEKKADGKKWLTLRDQDYFDYSRAERVIPFTSKLEAVFTVMPEQNNHGLLQIEFQNKQGLPSVRLTFDSDGQLKVKTGARFNTIAKYEANKTYKVTVKLDAKNRQYTVKVNDEKESTKIFYAPTDGFERIMFRTGEQRHNPNPDTAPDTDDYDDLPQTGKQIPEAVFNIESLVTKKL; encoded by the coding sequence ATGATTACTTTCCAAAACATAAAAGCCAACATCATCACCACAGCCACAATTCTTTTGGTTGGAACGGCTGTAAATGCTCAAAACGACACCGTTCGTTATGTTGGTAAAACACTTTCAAACATCGATTACCATCACGGAATGTTAAGTCCGGCAGTTGGAGTTCACGCCACACAAATTATGCGTGCAAGCCGTGAACATCCAGAAAAAGCAGATGGTTTTGGATGGACGTACAATCACCAGCCGATGATGGCGTATTGGAATAATACCTTTTATCTTCATTATTTAAGCGATCCTTCAGGAGAACATATTCCGCCAAGTCAGACTTTAATTATGAGTTCTAAAGATGGCGTAACGTGGACAAAACCAGAAGTTATTTTCCCAATTTACAGAATTCCTGACGGATGGAAAAAAGAAGGTGTAGAAGGCGTTGCCAAAAATCTGGATGCGATTATGCACCAAAGAATGGGTTTTTATACTTCAAAAGACAAACGACTTTTTGCTTTGGCATATTACGGAATAGCAATGGATGAAAAAGACGATCCAAACGACGGAAAAGGAATTGGACGTGTGATTCGTGAAATCAAAAAAGATGGAAGTTTTGGCGAAATCTATTTCATCAGATACAATAAAACTTGGGACAAATCGAAATCAAAATTCCCATTTTATACCGCTTCAAAAGACAAAGGATTCAAAAAAGCCTGCGAAGAAATTTTATCTAATCCGTTGATGTTACAGCAATGGGTTGAAGAAGCCGATCGCGATGACGAATTGATTCCGTTACAGAAACCATACAAAGCGTTTAGTTATTATCATTTAGCAAACGGAAATGTGGTTGGTTTATGGAAACACGCTTTAACGTCTATCAGTAGAGACGGAGGAAAATCTTGGGATTATATGCCGTTGCGTGCGCCAGGTTTTGTAAACAGCAATGCTAAAATCTGGGGACAAAAAACGTCAGATAATCGTTATGCGACTCTTTACAATCCGTCAGAATACCGTTGGCCTTTGGCAATTTCTACAAGTGATGACGGATTAAATTATAAAGATTTATTGTTGGTTCACGGAGAAGTGAGTCCGATGCGTTATGGCGGAAACTACAAATCGGCAGGACCTCAATACGTACGTGGAATCACAGAAGGAGACGGAACTCCGCCAGACGGAAAAATCTGGGTGGGTTACAGCGTGAATAAAGAAGATATTTGGGTAGCGTCGATTCCAGTTCCAGTAACTTCGGTGGTGACAGAACACGCTAATGATGTCTTCAATAATCTTCCAAACGGAGAAGAATTAAAAATGTGGAATACCTACGATCTTTCTTGGGCTTCGACAAAAATCGAAAAGAAAGCCGATGGTAAAAAATGGCTGACTTTAAGAGATCAGGATTATTTTGATTATTCTCGTGCCGAAAGAGTTATTCCTTTCACATCAAAATTAGAAGCTGTTTTCACGGTAATGCCAGAACAGAATAATCATGGTTTATTGCAGATTGAATTTCAAAATAAACAAGGTTTGCCATCCGTAAGATTGACTTTCGACAGCGACGGACAATTGAAAGTGAAAACCGGAGCTCGTTTCAACACAATTGCAAAATACGAAGCAAACAAAACATATAAAGTTACTGTAAAGTTAGACGCTAAAAACCGTCAGTACACTGTAAAAGTAAACGACGAGAAAGAATCAACAAAGATATTTTATGCGCCAACAGATGGTTTTGAACGAATTATGTTCCGCACAGGAGAGCAAAGACATAATCCAAATCCTGACACAGCGCCAGACACAGACGATTATGACGACCTGCCTCAAACCGGAAAACAAATCCCTGAAGCAGTATTCAATATCGAATCGTTAGTAACGAAAAAGTTGTAA
- a CDS encoding acetylxylan esterase — MKNLKYIILVSILALTFANAQSTSDTNFRKPVSETLKKIETLFKVTINDDRGLLKGKELDYADWRIEPGNLPLSLTNILAPFELMYFKQPDGTYIIRKYENHKVSVDKGKERLFYLESLYSTKEEWEKRKTELKACMITSFGLDKAPPTPKSKPLLTPKRIYKDYSVENIALEILPGVYATGSIYKPYPLNKKAAVILTPDGHFGDGRYRKDEQYRCAMMAKMGAIVVGYDLFAWGESLLQFPEETHRNSIASTVQVLTGIRFLDYLATVKNADMTRVGVTGGSGGGSHTMFLAAIDDRVKVSAPVVMVSSHFSGGCPCESGRGLHLCGNGTNNAEISAMMAPKPQLIVSDGKDWTLAVPELEFPFIQRTYELYGKKDLVENAHFAKEGHDFGISKRMALYPFMAKYLDLDLNKVKNDKGEIDESTCVIEPKEKLFVFGDKGEKLPKNALKDINKLYEMFGEKNLKVYEVKK; from the coding sequence ATGAAAAATTTAAAATACATCATCTTAGTTTCCATTTTGGCTTTGACATTTGCCAATGCGCAAAGCACTTCTGATACCAATTTTAGAAAACCGGTATCAGAAACTTTAAAGAAAATTGAAACGCTTTTTAAAGTAACGATCAACGATGACAGAGGTTTATTAAAAGGAAAAGAACTGGATTATGCCGATTGGAGAATTGAACCAGGAAATCTGCCGCTTTCGTTGACCAATATTTTGGCTCCATTCGAATTGATGTATTTCAAACAACCGGATGGAACGTACATTATTCGTAAATATGAAAACCATAAAGTTTCTGTCGATAAAGGAAAAGAACGTTTATTTTACTTAGAAAGCCTTTATTCGACAAAAGAAGAATGGGAAAAACGCAAAACGGAGTTAAAAGCTTGTATGATTACATCATTTGGTTTGGATAAGGCGCCCCCTACACCTAAGTCTAAACCACTTTTAACTCCTAAGAGAATTTACAAAGATTATAGTGTTGAAAATATAGCTTTGGAAATTTTACCAGGGGTCTACGCGACCGGTTCGATTTATAAACCGTATCCGTTAAATAAAAAAGCAGCTGTTATTCTGACTCCCGACGGACATTTTGGCGACGGAAGATATAGAAAAGACGAGCAGTACAGATGTGCCATGATGGCCAAAATGGGAGCAATTGTTGTGGGTTATGACTTATTTGCTTGGGGAGAATCGCTATTGCAATTTCCTGAAGAAACGCACAGAAACAGTATTGCATCGACAGTTCAGGTATTGACAGGAATTCGTTTCTTAGATTATTTAGCAACCGTAAAAAATGCTGATATGACAAGAGTCGGCGTTACAGGAGGTTCTGGCGGAGGATCGCACACGATGTTTTTAGCAGCGATTGATGACCGTGTAAAAGTTTCGGCTCCGGTTGTGATGGTTTCGTCTCACTTTTCAGGCGGATGTCCATGCGAAAGCGGCCGAGGTCTCCACTTATGTGGAAACGGAACAAACAATGCCGAAATCTCAGCCATGATGGCTCCAAAACCGCAATTAATTGTTTCAGACGGAAAAGATTGGACTTTGGCAGTTCCTGAATTGGAATTTCCGTTCATTCAAAGAACTTATGAATTATACGGTAAAAAAGATTTAGTTGAAAATGCTCATTTTGCAAAAGAAGGACATGATTTCGGAATCTCAAAACGTATGGCTCTGTATCCGTTTATGGCGAAATATTTAGATTTAGATTTGAATAAAGTGAAAAATGACAAAGGCGAAATCGACGAATCGACTTGTGTAATTGAACCAAAAGAAAAGCTTTTTGTTTTTGGAGATAAAGGAGAAAAACTGCCGAAGAACGCTCTAAAAGACATCAACAAATTATATGAAATGTTCGGAGAAAAAAATCTGAAAGTTTACGAGGTTAAGAAATAA